The proteins below are encoded in one region of Ostrinia nubilalis chromosome 3, ilOstNubi1.1, whole genome shotgun sequence:
- the LOC135087926 gene encoding EGF domain-specific O-linked N-acetylglucosamine transferase, with amino-acid sequence MWTFLSFFLVALSSMNTYSSYLNHVNLPPEHVIYYFNTFETVAEACLADPECPFKNLVGRKACWGYERNCNQSLSYHVRPRCPGDHRGWVQTKEAQYSTFFTQADFGYVKEQIEELMVMCEASYPLDSSLECSKYLRFCRGRNLMLNFTGLVGRGNNLRYKMDILGPGQIGGYCNLYSERLLKEAEHMSALQSWAPELVNFVKTDKRPIPSGICDVTIDKPTFIMKLDAAVNMYHHFCDFFNLYASLHVNSTHPSTFSRDNHILVWETFTYDSAFKEAFKAFTINPILDLKTFRGKVVCFKNVVLPLLPRMIFGLYYNTPLIYGCERSGLFHAFSKHILHSLNVKLQIRDSDKIRVTLLSRGTTYRSILNEKQLLDALHKVDDYYVQRVVYDRTMPFTKQLEITHNTDVFIGIHGAGLTHLMFLPDWAAVFELYNCEDANCYFDLARLRGLKYVTWENKEKLVQQDEGHGPNGSHAKFTNYSFDVEEFLRLVAKCAEHVRKRPDFKSFIEASLMKRMHEEL; translated from the exons ATGTGGACATTTTTATCATTCTTCTTAGTTGCACTATCATCAATGAATACATATTCTTCATATTTAAATCATGTAAATTTACCACCAGAACATGTGATTTACTATTTCAACACATTTGAAACTGTCGCTGAAGCTTGTTTAGCTGACCCCGAGTGTCCTTTTAAAAACCTGGTCGGAAGAAAAGCTTGTTGGGGATATGAACGTAACTGTAATCAGTCTTTATCATATCACGTTAGACCGCGATGTCCCGGAGACCATCGTGGTTGGGTTCAGACGAAAGAAGCTCAGTATTCCACATTTTTTACCCAAGCAGACTTTG GTTATGTTAAAGAACAAATAGAAGAGTTAATGGTAATGTGCGAAGCTTCATATCCTCTTGACTCATCCCTTGAATGCTCCAAATACTTAAG GTTTTGCAGAGGGCGGAACCTCATGCTGAATTTTACAGGCCTAGTGGGTCGCGGTAATAATCTTCGTTATAAGATGGACATATTAGGACCTGGACAAAtag GAGGCTATTGCAATTTGTATTCGGAGCGTCTCTTGAAAGAGGCTGAACACATGAGTGCCCTGCAATCATGGGCCCCGGAGCTAGTGAATTTTGTAAAAACAGATAAAAGGCCTATTCCAAGTGGTATTTGTGATGTTACTATTGATAAACCAACTTTCATTATGAAGTTAGATGCAG ctGTAAACATGTATCATCACTTTTGTGATTTCTTCAACTTGTATGCTAGTTTGCATGTGAACTCTACTCATCCATCTACATTTTCAAGAGATAACCACATTCTTGTATGGGAAACTTTTACATATGACTCTGCTTTTAAGGAAGCCTTCAAAGCTTTTACCATTAATCCCATATTGGATTTAAAAACTTTTAGAGGAAAAGTTGTATGTTTTAAGAATGTTGTACTACCATTGCTGCCAAGAATGATTTTTGGTCTTTACTACAACACTCCATTG ATTTACGGCTGTGAGAGAAGTGGACTATTTCATGCATTTTCGAAGCACATACTACACTCATTGAATGTAAAGCTTCAAATACGCGATAGTGACAAGATAAGGGTTACTTTACTTTCTAGAGGAACAACATACAGATCGATATTGAATGAAAAACAGCTCCTGGATGCTTTGCATAAGGTGGACGACTATTATGTGCAAAGAGTAGTCTATGACAGGACTATGCCCTTCACTAAGCAGCTAGAGATAACTCATAACACAGACGTGTTCATTGGCATTCATGGCGCTGGTCTCACGCATCTAATGTTCTTACCGGATTGGGCAGCTGTTTTTGAACT gtACAATTGTGAAGATGCGAATTGTTATTTCGATCTAGCGCGATTGCGTGGTCTTAAATATGTCACTTGGGAAAACAAAGAGAAACTTGTTCAACAAGATGAG ggACACGGGCCCAACGGCTCACATGCAAAGTTTACGAATTATTCTTTTGATGTCGAAGAGTTTTTAAGACTAGTTGCAAAATGTGCGGAACATGTGAGGAAACGACCGGATTTCAAGAGTTTTATTGAAGCATCACTTATGAAGAGAATGCATGAAGAATTATAG
- the LOC135088168 gene encoding transcription factor Dp-1 yields MATINDIRQFLFRAFSGNKSPRQRKRKESHHHVNSVIQSAGQLKFVQNKTNPSIAQLKLKPNSLKLIKIPTNSEGIEQIPTYQSVKLTDIINASNLIQSSTDTLPQIQKITSKKDFVEEEPTEVHPLSELKYIHTIPKLVPIPSDKSSTMSHASRRRHDSDNDHPTEYTTKRRKHADKVGKGLRHFSMKVCEKVRTKGFTSYNEVADELVLEFATGIHGSADSQQYDQKNIRRRVYDALNVLMAMNIISKEKKEIRWLGLPTNSVQECTSLEKEKQSKLEQIQKKTQQLQELILQHISFKSLIERNKDAENKGIKPSPSSAIHLPFIVVNTSDKALIDCSISNDKTEYMFNFNKRFQIHDDIDILKRMGLLFGLDKGECSEEDIERAKSMVPKSLEYYVDQMGRGVITKLSSLLEEDDLDEAEEEEALDAEVEGDEEPEEGDAADYSDASSEEVDV; encoded by the exons atggcaaca ATCAATGACATACGTCAATTTTTGTTTCGCGCCTTTTCCGGAAACAAAAGTCCCAGGCAAAGGAAAAGGAAGGAGTCGCACCACCACGTGAACAGCGTCATCCAATCAGCTG GACAGCTAAAATTTGTGCAAAACAAAACTAATCCATCAATTGCTCAACTTAAACTGAAGCCGAATTCTTTAAAACTAATTAAGATACCAACCAACAGTGAAGGGATCGAACAG ATACCTACATATCAAAGTGTGAAGTTAACTGACATTATCAATGCATCAA ACTTGATACAGTCATCAACAGATACTTTACCACAAATACAGAAAATAACATCAAAAAAGGATTTTGTGGAAGAAGAACCTACTGAG gtgCATCCATTATCAGAGCTAAAGTATATACACACTATACCTAAATTAGTGCCAATACCCTCTGATAAGTCATCAACTATGTCACATGCTTCTAGGAGAAGACATGATTCTGACAATGATCATCCTACAGAATA TACAACAAAGAGACGTAAACATGCTGACAAAGTCGGAAAAGGTTTAAGGCATTTTTCCATGAAAGTGTGTGAAAAAGTAAGGACTAAAGGGTTCACCTCATACAATGAAGTAGCTGATGAACTTGTACTTGAGTTTGCAACTGGAATCCATGGTTCAGCTGATAGCCAA CAATATGATCAAAAGAATATTCGGCGGAGAGTATACGACGCACTAAACGTATTGATGGCCATGAATATTATTTCTaaagaaaaaaaggaaattCGGTGGCTTGGATTACCCACTAACTCAGTGCAAGAATGCACTTCAttggaaaaagaaaaacaaagcaAGTTAGAGCAGATACAGAAAAAGACTCAACAATTACAAGAACTAATCTTACAG caTATTTCCTTCAAGAGTTTGATAGAGAGAAATAAAGATGCAGAAAACAAAGGAATAAAGCCATCGCCTTCTTCAGCAATCCATCTGCCCTTTATTGTTGTAAATACGAGTGACAAAGCATTGATCGACTGTAGTATCTCAAATGACAA gACAGAATACatgtttaactttaataaacggtTCCAAATCCACGATGACATTGATATACTGAAGAGGATGGGACTGCTTTTTG GTTTAGATAAAGGAGAATGTTCAGAAGAAGATATAGAAAGAGCGAAAAGTATGGTTCCGAAATCATTAGAATACTACGTAGATC aAATGGGTCGAGGCGTAATAACGAAACTGTCATCGTTATTAGAGGAGGACGACTTAGACGAAGCAGAGGAGGAAGAGGCACTCGACGCGGAAGTGGAAGGCGACGAGGAGCCCGAGGAGGGCGACGCCGCAGACTACAGCGACGCCAGCAGCGAGGAGGTCGACGTGTAG
- the LOC135087940 gene encoding COP9 signalosome complex subunit 9, giving the protein MKPTVAADEMFPEGVGPYMDLEEAGGPSNLLMDLAANEKAVHADFFNDFEDLFDDEDLK; this is encoded by the exons ATGAAACCTACGGTTGCTGCTGACGAAATGTTTCCAGAGGGCGTTGGCCCATACATGGATTTAGAAGAA GCAGGTGGACCTTCGAATCTCTTGATGGATCTAGCTGCTAATGAAAAAGCTGTCCATGCTGACTTTTTTAATG ATTTCGAAGACTTATTTGACGATGAAGACTTAAAGTGA
- the LOC135087945 gene encoding tRNA-dihydrouridine(20) synthase [NAD(P)+]-like: MLSYENKIILAPMVRIGTLPMRLLALRYGADIVYTEELIDWKFLRSKRRLNEILNTVDYVDQTDGTIVFRTCIEEKDRVVLQLGTSDPTRALKVAKLVENDVAAIDINMGCPKEFSIKGGMGVALLSQPEKAYNILSTLVNNLSIPVTCKIRILDTPEETLRVVNILVSSGIKAIAIHGRTRDERPQHAVHPDIIKYVAEKISIPVIANGGSKEIEKYSDIHKFKEMTGCTSVMIARAAEWNCSIFRKEGLLPMDTVIKEYLKLAINYDNSPSNTKYCVQNILRDLQETPRGRQFLECQTLEQICAIWDLQEYCQKQQSYHQKMGIQGRWQVTPDNLEPPLKKIKSSSGTETSIELDGVNQMKVCFIRANFNDLNLPKAQLHSWAGKNGLKLPTYDTQQVEKLFRTILTFDGKKYTSSFWEKNKKFAEQGAALVCLHFLGLVTEDDLVKFGSIIK; encoded by the exons ATGTTAtcgtatgaaaataaaatcattCTTGCACCCATGGTTCGTATTGGAACCCTTCCTATGAGATTATTAGCATTGCGCTATGGAGCTGATATTGTTTACACAGAAGAATTAATTGATTGGAAATTTTTGAGATCGAAACGGCGATTGAATG aaattctcaATACTGTGGATTATGTGGACCAGACTGATGGAACAATTGTTTTCCGAACATGCATAGAAGAAAAAGATAGAGTTGTTTTGCAACTTGGTACTTCAGATCCAACCAGGGCATTAAAAGTGGCTAAATTAGT GGAGAATGATGTTGCTGCCATTGACATTAATATGGGATGCCCCAAAGAATTCTCTATCAAAGGTGGAATGGGGGTAGCGCTTTTGTCACAACCAGAAAAAGCATACAATATATTGTCAACCTTGGTAAATAATCTCTCTATTCCTGTTACCTGTAAAATAAGAATATTAGACACCCCCGAGGAAACTTTAAGAGTTGTAAACATATTAGTAAGTTCTGGGATCAAAGCTATTGCTATTCACGGCAGGACACGAGACGAAAGGCCCCAACATGCTGTACATCCAGATATAATCAAATATGTAGCAGAGAAAATATCCATTCCAGTTATTGCAAA TGGGGGTTCCAAAGAAATAGAGAAGTACAGTgatattcataaatttaaagaaaTGACTGGTTGTACAAGTGTTATGATAGCTAGGGCAGCTGAATGGAACTGTTCCATATTTAGAAAAGAGGGATTATTACCAATGGATACAGTAATAAAGGAATATCTGAAACTTGCTATAAATTATGATAATTCACCATCAAATACAAAGTATTGTGTGCAAAACATTTTAAGAGATTTACAAGAAACACCAAGAGGAAGACAATTCCTGGAATGTCAAACTTTAGAACAAATATG TGCAATATGGGATTTACAAGAGTACTGTCAAAAACAACAGTCTTACCATCAGAAAATGGGAATTCAAGGAAGATGGCAAGTGACACCAGACAATTTGGAACCACctctgaaaaaaataaaatctagtTCTGGTACTGAAACCAGCATAGAATTGGATGGGGTCAACCAAATGAAG GTTTGTTTTATCAGAgctaattttaatgatttaaatCTGCCTAAGGCCCAGCTTCATTCATGGGCAGGAAAGAATGGTCTTAAACTACCAACTTACGATACACAGCAAGTAGAGAAATTATTCAGAACAATATTGACatttgatggaaaaaaatacacATCATCATTCTGggagaaaaacaaaaagtttgctGAACAGGGAGCAGCATTAGTGTGTTTACACTTTCTAGGATTGGTGACAGAAGATGATTTAGTTAAATTTGgaagtataataaaataa